Part of the Triticum urartu cultivar G1812 chromosome 2, Tu2.1, whole genome shotgun sequence genome, GCTCATCAGGTACTTGTAAGCGTTCGTCATCAGTCCGCCGGAGCAGCCGCTGTTGCACTCGGTCTTCGCCACCGCGTCGCACTGCACATTTCCACGAGTTGTTTAGCTAGGAAGAAGATGAAATCAGGCGGGCGATTGAATTGAGTTGATGATGTCGCACCGTGTGGTCGCAGTCGACCAGCTGCTGCTCGCTGAGGTTGAGGAGCTTCCCCGTGGCGACGAAGTTGGCGCCCTCCACGACGCCGGTTGTGCTGAACGCCCAGCACGAGCCGCACACGCCCTGCATCTTCACATCGGTGACGGCGCCCTTGTCGCGCCAGTCGAAGCTGGCGGGCAGcgcggcgacctcctcctccgtGGCCGGCGCCGCGGCGGGCATCCTCCGCACGCTGCGCAGGACGTCGCCGGCGCCGGCGAGGCCGGTGAGGCGCGCCTCGAACTCCTCCCGGGTGAGGTCGGAGAAGGGCGTGACGCCGTGGCGCGCGCCCGGGTCGAGCGCCTGGTGGGCGGCTGCGCGGGCCACGTTGGCCGCGAACACGCGCAGCCGGCGCGCGTACTCCTCGGGGCCCGAGTACTGCTTGCCGTGTCGCCGCACGAACGCCGCGAACTGCGCCTCCGGGAGCAGACCGGGGCGTCCAGCGCCGTGGCCGCCGTCCGTCACCTGCCGGATGACGTCTTCGGCGGACACGCCGGCGTGGACGAGCGCTAGAAGGAGGACGACGAGCCGGGCAGCCATGGTACGTATGGAAACCTTGCTCGGTAGTCGGTCCTGCACCGGAGGCGTCGTCAAATATAGGCGATGGGGAGCATTGCGAGGTGGCAGCCATGCAGGAGGAAGGGGAGGACGCATGTCCCTCCTCAAAGTCCAAACGGCGGTGCGCGTGGCGGCACACGTACGTCAGTCGGTGCCCGTGTTCTTATCTTCCAACTTGCTCCTCTCGACCGCCCCAGCGTCTTATTCTGAGTTGTGACGTCATTAGTCAATCTCCTTTTTTTTTAAGATCAAATTTTTTTTGACCCGTTTGAAGATCAAATTATGATACCGGATGCCGTGGTGATTCGCAGAAGTTCATCAAGCCAAAAACACTCTAGTTCATGCATGAAATATATCTTACAAGCCCAGAAGTTGTGAAATGGTCTCTCTTTCATGACAGGAAGCTGGATACACAACTTGTTCTCAAGTCAAATATACCATGTAAACAGTCCAGTCCCATTTTCCATTCCATTTCGTTACTCGCGACACACTTTTTTTCAGACTAAATACAACACATGGTACATTTCAGTTGATTCGATTTGGCTTCACCTGACAGAATAACTATCTTCTAGAGAACTTTGACAAAAGATAGACAACAAAGAAACATAACAGAGCAAATAGGACAACATGGACAATATGATTGGAGCCCTGCTGGATGATGCTTTTGTTCATCCTTCGCATGTTATTCTTCACTCCAGCCTGAGCTTTCGTAAGGGTCAGTTGCTGTTCATAAACAGAGGGTACCAAAAAATCAGTGCACAACCAAGAATAACCATTGTttaagaaagaaaagaaaaagattTTTTTTTGCAAAGGTGATATTACTCACATAAAACAATACAAATAGTCCATAAAGTAATTGTATCCAGCTTTTGCAGAAGGTAATATTAACCATTAAAACAGTATAGATAGTCCATTCAAACAATATATACACCAATTTGAACTTTGTATGTTCAATTGCAGGCTTATAGACATTTTAAACAAAAAACTATTTTTAAAAATACTTCATTTCAAAGCAACAAAATCAATATATAAACTGtatttagtactccctccgttcctaaatataagtctttctagaaattctaacaagtgactacatacggagcaaaatgagtgaatctacactctaaaatatgtctacattcATCCGTATGTTGTaatccatttgaaatgtctagaaagacttatatttaggaacggagggagtagtagtgtAGATCAAATGGATCTTCTAGGTCATATATACACGGTAATTGACTCAACGGAGTATTCTCTAGCACACATAGACGTACATCTAAAAATGGTATATAAATGGTAGGAAAGCACAAGTGCACATGGAAAACAATAAACATGTTATAACCATTCAGGAAAAAACATAAATAACCAAGGATACCACAAAAGAATCATGATAGAACAGCAACAATACCAGTTGGTTGAGGAAATCATTCTGGAATTTGGCCTCGGAGTTTATCTCTTGGGCGACCTGGAAAAGTGACCACGTCAAACAACAAATAAGTTTTTGAAATGTGAAGAAAAAGCCAGCATCAACAGCTTAACTAGAACAAATAATTGATCAGAACATGGCAGTTCTCTATCAAAGTACTAAATCCATTGCTTGTTAAAAGTTGAAATTGTATGAATTAAAAACCTAGACATAATATCATCTCAATGGTTGCAAGATTAATTTTACAGGAACAAAAGTATCAGTTATGATGTCAACCAGCCATCGGCAAATTCACACCAACTCATAAGACTGTTTATAGGCCTAAAACCAGAAAACCAATGGAGTTAATTCTATGCGAAGGTTAACAGGAAACACTGCATGCACGTGGCAGTATATCAGAGAAGGTATGGGTCAATGAGCATCCCACAAGAAGTTAACCATAAACACTAATAATGGACTAGGGAAGTGACGATGAGAAACAAAGGAGTATATATGGGTCTGTTTAGTTTGCTGCCCACACTAGCCCTGCCAAAAAATTGGCTACCTATTAAATTTTGGTTGCCAATGGGTGCACCCCTTCATCTCACAGATTTTGGGCAAATAGTTGGCCAAATGAGGGTGAGGAATTCCCTGGCCAAAAAATTGGCAAGCTAACATTTGGTAAGGCTAGTGTCGGCATCAAGCCATCAACAAAACACACCCATAATAAGACAGATGGAATGCCGCAAAGAAAGGTATGACACATATGAAGGCAGTGTCTTAAGATGTACTGGGCCCATGATGATTGGGCAAGAGACTTAAAGTGGGTATGAACTTAATTAAACCAGGTTATACATTGCATTTCCATACAACCCAAATCCATTAACATCAGACCAACTATGAAATTTCTTGCTGTGAGACTGATATATAAACAATATTTGGtactcgctaaataaataaactaCTTACATATGGTGTCGACTCATACAATCAATCTCCCGTGTTAACCTGAGATGGTTCTAATCTAATTGACATATACTCCGAGTTCATCTTGGTTTAAAGACATAAAACTATCTTAAACGAACTCGTACAGGCCGCACAACCACCAAGAACTAAATCATGGATGGAATTACGGTAAAATAAATAAATTGGGAACCACGAAGTATGTCTTAGAACGTCACATAAAATCACATAAAACATTTGCCATTCATGCTTAACCGCGCACACAACATAAGTTTCGAAGGTCAAAATTGCAATTAAGACCTAAACTGAGCATACCTAACAGAATTCATGAACCGGCTTAGAACAAAGGAGGCAAGGAGATGGAAGTCTTACGCCTTTCAACATGCGAACCCTCGAGTGCAACCCGTCGATCTCCTCGTCAAGATCGCCATGCACCGGGTCGATCCGCAGCTGGATCTCGTCCGAGCTCGACGCGTTCCTGCGATTTCCGAAGGAACCCCAAATTCGTCACGGGCTCCGAGGACAAATAGATCGATTCGAACAGCAGAGGGCGCGAATTGGGCGACATGATATCGGGGATCGGACGGGGCGTACCTGGATCGAAGCGGCCCGGAGCCGTACATCGGGTTGGCCATCGCGCGCGTAGGCGGAGCAAGAGACGTCCGGCTCGTTCGCACGCGAGTTCAGTCGGGCCTAGTCTGGATTCAGGAGGGATGGGGCGGTGGCGCACGGGAGGTACGGGGGAAAGACCGGCGACGGCACGGCGAGTGGAGAACGGAGAGATGACGCCGCGGCGGGCAGGGCAGGGAAGGGAGGGGATGAGATCAAGGGACGAGACTGGCTGACGGGGTTGGAAAAGGAGATTAATCAGTTTTCTTCCGCGACACCTCATCGCGATTGTTTCAGCCGCTTGATCCGCGCTGGGGAGATCTGGAGCGTCCAATGAGAGGTAGTGCTATTCCATCCATGGTTTAGGccacaactttcccccctttttTTTCAATAGAAAATGCCTAATGACAAGTAGACGCATGCCTGGCGGTCCATGGAAACTTCGTCTCCCGCCGAAAATAGGTTTTAATGAGGTATGTTGGATGCCAAAGGGTCTAAGAGTTCTTCATCGTTGATGAAGTCGGGGCAGTGGCGAAGCGTCGATTGTAATAATCGTTCCTCAGTTTTTCTTATGTTGATGTCCCTTCTTGGCGTGATGTTGACAAGTCAGAGGATACTGTGATCGCCGCACACTCGATCTTGCATGATTAGTGTTTGCTCGCGATGTCACATGGAGCGATAGCGTTATAATGTGTTATTTGTTCTTCAGCCTTATCTCTATTCAATGAAGCTCAGCCAAATACGAGTCCATCGGGGAACTTCTGAGATTTGTCTCTCTTCTCATTCTAGTCGGGGTAAGGATTATCTTCTACCCTTTCTTGGTGTCGGCTTCTCCGGGATGAT contains:
- the LOC125536522 gene encoding probable cysteine protease RD19D; this encodes MAARLVVLLLALVHAGVSAEDVIRQVTDGGHGAGRPGLLPEAQFAAFVRRHGKQYSGPEEYARRLRVFAANVARAAAHQALDPGARHGVTPFSDLTREEFEARLTGLAGAGDVLRSVRRMPAAAPATEEEVAALPASFDWRDKGAVTDVKMQGVCGSCWAFSTTGVVEGANFVATGKLLNLSEQQLVDCDHTCDAVAKTECNSGCSGGLMTNAYKYLMSSGGLMEQAAYPYTGAQGTCRFDRSKVAVRVANFTAVPLDEDQMRAALVRGGPLAVGLNAAFMQTYVGGVSCPLICPRALVNHGVLLVGYGARGFSALRLGYRPYWLIKNSWGQQWGEGGYYKLCRGRNVCGVDSMVSAVAVAP
- the LOC125536523 gene encoding bet1-like protein At4g14600, which codes for MANPMYGSGPLRSRNASSSDEIQLRIDPVHGDLDEEIDGLHSRVRMLKGVAQEINSEAKFQNDFLNQLQLTLTKAQAGVKNNMRRMNKSIIQQGSNHIVHVVLFALLCFFVVYLLSKFSRR